One Glandiceps talaboti chromosome 2, keGlaTala1.1, whole genome shotgun sequence genomic region harbors:
- the LOC144453410 gene encoding N-acetylgalactosaminyltransferase 7-like has protein sequence MRIRKRKCILLLVVVSGCIFIGRTLILINQVDGSTSSGTDQNGHRLDIHRQPLEQDNIHSDNTVKEDVEEIYDNLPPPSILEGAVFRKSMGNYEPAPGPSTRSGPGEYGSPVGFHKNVQTEVEVSMKEYSFNQYISDTVSVDREINDLREPECKHWHYPIDLPKASVILVFHNEGWSTLLRTVHSIVNRTPAQLLQEVILVDDGSDKDHLKEKIKDYIQTPPLQGKVKLIRTDGRVGLISARVIGAKEASGRILVWLDAHCEVGYNWLPPLITPIAQNRTTVVCPIVDVIDNMDFRLYPQGDGKLARGAFDWEFNYKRIPITDEEISRRSRQTKPYRSPVMAGGLFAMEKDYFFEMGGYDPGLQMWGGENYEISFKIWMCGGQLLWVPCSRVGHIYRIYGRPPYTFPNGTLGMYKQRNYLRVANVWMDDYKENYYAKNPRMLSKIDYGDISAQLHFRKDNKCNSFQWFLENIAYDVIKWYPPPPVNQYWGEIRPFDSKSSCLDTLGSRGEGSNMGLADCHNYGGNQLFRLTSWHDLRVNDMCVSGKNAKPLLYKCNGKNKAKITKDWHFNEVTKQLFVVSTKQCLDYRGTTVVLTRCDSSKGTQQWDFVEI, from the exons ATGCGTATTCGCAAAAGAAAGTGTATACTACTTTTGGTGGTGGTATCTGGATGTATTTTTATCGGCAGGACATTGATATTGATCAACCAAGTCGATGGTAGTACTAGCAGTGGTACGGACCAAAATGGGCATAGACTGGATATTCATCGGCAGCCTTTAGAGCAG GATAATATCCATTCTGATAATACAGTGAAGGAAGATGTTGAGGAAATTTACGATAACCTCCCACCGCCATCTATTCTGGAAGGTGCCGTATTCCGGAAATCAATGGGCAACTACGAACCTGCTCCAGGTCCATCGACGAGGAGCGGACCGGGAGAATACGGTAGTCCGGTAGGATTTCACAAGAATGTGCAGACAGAGGTCGAAGTCAGTATGAAGGAATATTCGTTTAATCAATATATCAGTGATACAGTATCAGTAGACCGAGAAATAAACGATTTGAGAGAGCCCGA ATGCAAACACTGGCATTATCCCATTGATTTGCCAAAAGCTAGTGTCATACTGGTCTTTCACAACGAGGGATGGTCAACTCTACTCAGAACAGTACACAGTATTGTGAATCGAACACCTGCACAGTTACTACAGGAAGTTATACTTGTTGATGATGGTAGTGACAAAG ATCacttgaaagaaaaaataaaggATTACATCCAGACACCACCGTTACAGGGGAAAGTTAAGCTGATCAGGACAGATGGGCGAGTGGGATTGATAAGTGCACGTGTTATTGGTGCAAAAGAAGCTAGTGGTCGAATTCTGGTATGGCTTGATGCACACTGTGAAGTTGGATATAATTGGCTACCTCCTTTAATCACGCCAATCGCTCAAAATAG AACAACGGTCGTTTGTCCCATCGTTGACGTCATCGATAACATGGACTTCAGACTGTATCCCCAGGGTGACGGTAAATTGGCTCGTGGAGCGTTTGACTGGGAATTTAATTACAAACGTATCCCCATCACAGACGAAGAGATTAGTAGAAGAAGTCGTCAGACCAAGCCGTACAG GTCTCCAGTAATGGCAGGGGGTCTTTTCGCTATGGAGAAGGATTATTTCTTTGAAATGGGGGGATATGATCCGGGACTCCAGATGTGGGGAGGCGAGAACTACGAAATATCATTCAAG ATATGGATGTGCGGTGGTCAGTTGTTGTGGGTGCCATGTTCTCGTGTGGGACACATTTACAGAATCTATGGTCGTCCACCGTACACTTTCCCAAACGGTACATTGGGAATGTATAAGCAAAGG AATTACTTGAGAGTGGCCAATGTATGGATGGACGATTACAAAGAAAACTACTACGCCAAAAATCCCCGGATGTTGAGTAAAATTGACTACGGCGATATCTCTGCGCAATTACATTTCAGGAAAGACAACAAATGTAATAGTTTCCAATGGTTTCTAGAAAACATCGCATACGATGTAATAAAATGGTATCCACCACCACCTGTAAACCAGTATTGGGGAGAG ATCCGTCCATTTGATTCAAAAAGCAGTTGTCTAGATACATTGGGTAGCCGAGGTGAAGGTTCCAATATGGGACTAGCCGATTGCCATAATTACGGTGGCAATCAA CTGTTCCGCTTAACTTCGTGGCACGACTTGAGGGTGAACGACATGTGTGTTTCTGGTAAAAATGCGAAGCCATTACTATACAAATGCAATGGAAAGAACAAAgccaaaataacaaaagatTGGCATTTTAATGAG GTGACAAAGCAGTTGTTCGTGGTATCAACAAAGCAGTGTTTAGATTACAGAGGAACAACAGTTGTCCTGACAAGGTGCGACTCCAGCAAGGGAACACAGCAGTGGGACTTCGTAGAAATTTAG